The genomic region AACAAGATTACAATCCCGAAACCTATTAATTCCCATCACTAATTTTTTGCGTAATCAATCCCCCTGCTAATTCTTAACCACAATAGACATGCATTTTGTATAATGCGCAATGTTTTCTTGCATTAGGGCTTTCCTTCTTTCAGCAATGAAACTATCTACTTTTAACTGAAACTCTTCATTGCTCATCTCATGTATCGCTTCCCTTGCCGATTCTGCACTACAAACCACTAGTTCTCTGCCCGTTACTGCCGTCTCCGATCTTCTATACACCCGGCGGGGACGCCGTTTTCCAGATTCTGACACCACTGATCGTGTTCGCCGGTACTCTTTTTGCTTCACTTTATCAGTTGAAGTTATTGCAGGCTTTGTCTTCGTCTTCCAAGGTTGTTGTTTAATTGGTGAAAGGGGACGTTTTGTCTCTGCAACATCAACCGCATTTTCCACCACGACGATTTGTTTGTCGAGCACGGTCGCCTCCGCGGGTATTATACTCCGGTGAGAGCTGACGTACTCATCGTAGATACCGGAGCTGGTAGATTGTTTCTGGGTAGACAGAATATAAACAACAAGGATGATGATGTTCATaaggatgaaaatgaagaaaggGTCATTAAGAGTGTTAACGTAACGTTGGCTAAGATCTCGGGCAACCTCGATGATGTGGGGAATCAAAGGGGGGAACCAAGACCATGAtatcaaaaacaaaaccaaCAAAAACCCCATATAGCGAAGACCCAACCTTAGCTTCCTCTCCATGTTGTATCTCCACAAAGCATCTTCTTTCTCTGCTTTAACGTTGTCAATTTCGAAGGAATCCATGTTTGTTTAACAAGAAAATGAGGGGGGGAAATGGAGGAGAAGGTTTAAGGTTGCTTTCTAGAGGGATTAttattaaacaaagaaaaacagaGTTGGATGGAATCTGTTGGTACTTAATAATACAGGGCTTTGGAAACTTAATGATTTCAATGGATTGGATgggctttatatatatacacacgttGAGTACTAGAGTGGCGGGGTAGAGTCGACGCTAGTAAACTCCTTAAAAAACAAAGCATGGACCcactttttaatattattaatgtaaacatgaaaatatttcaattttgctTCTCGGATAACTCTGAACTCCACTGCACCATGACCAAGCCGTATTAAAAGTTTTCTCCACAGCACATCCGGTAAAAAATATCGTTGAGGttgttttatagtgtttgtattaaaagttgatttatattttttttctttattcaaaaattgAGTAATGTTTGATGCATCGCAGTATTCTCGTGTTAATgtataatattagttttaataatagaaatagatgaaattttaacaaaataattagtttactctttaatctaatgtatagggattaatttgttcattttttgtGTAAGCAGACTAAAATACAATCAATTctaatataaaatgtttatgatacttttacaaATATCAAAAGACAAAATGAACGAGATAAAGTAGATTATGTGGGTTTGACTCCACTCCATTAATTTTCCTATTAATATCTAATAAATGTTTAATCACTATTCATAAAATGgattttacacatttaaatgataatgatatttatattttagatattaatagataaaaaataatattctatCTTAATCCGAATTATGTTAAGGTTTCTCGTACACTTACAAGATAGCCAGTGAAAGACATGGAAATGGGTCCAAACAGGCAGACCCACGAGTCGGGGGGAGGTGAGATAGGTTAGGTGGTGCCACGCCGAAGGAAATGCCATGGAAGGGCTCGAACGGGTCCCATGGCATTCTTTACAAAAAGTAAAATGTGGGTCCATGCATTGCTACATTTTCAATTACTTcttttaaattgtgaaattaatatattcatCATGCATTTCCTTATGGAGCATGAAACTTCCTATTATGTTCCCATTGGGATTAGTTGACATTTTGCAACACATTATCCTAGTTTTTCTTCTTTACCAGCTTGCTTAGGTTTagtttgatttttccttaacaAATTTTGGAATGCATTACTTAGATTATTGTGTTagagaatatttttaatatgtctactaattagtttttgtttgtgaatattgaattaagaAAAT from Gossypium raimondii isolate GPD5lz chromosome 1, ASM2569854v1, whole genome shotgun sequence harbors:
- the LOC105786825 gene encoding uncharacterized protein LOC105786825 yields the protein MDSFEIDNVKAEKEDALWRYNMERKLRLGLRYMGFLLVLFLISWSWFPPLIPHIIEVARDLSQRYVNTLNDPFFIFILMNIIILVVYILSTQKQSTSSGIYDEYVSSHRSIIPAEATVLDKQIVVVENAVDVAETKRPLSPIKQQPWKTKTKPAITSTDKVKQKEYRRTRSVVSESGKRRPRRVYRRSETAVTGRELVVCSAESAREAIHEMSNEEFQLKVDSFIAERRKALMQENIAHYTKCMSIVVKN